A DNA window from Amycolatopsis sp. DSM 110486 contains the following coding sequences:
- a CDS encoding methylmalonyl-CoA mutase family protein codes for MNEHDPAPADSALTTEALVEAVTRELAGWEGDELAAFVDRQPESREVYRSGSGMAVQRVYTPADLPEDWHDIGLPGRYPYTRGPYPTMYRGRTWTMRQIAGFGQAEETNKRFQYLIAQGQTGLSVDFDMPTLMGLDSDDPMSLGEVGREGVAIDTLPDMEALFDGIDLEKISVSMTINPSAWILLAMYVAVAEQRGYDLNKLSGTIQNDILKEYVAQKEWVFPVRPSMRIVRDTVVYASEHMARYNPVNISGYHISEAGANALQEIAFTMAITKAYVEDVVATGVDVDQFASRLSFFFVSQADLFEEVAKFRAVRRFYAKMMKETFGAKNPQSMRLRFHAQTAAATLTKPQPLNNIIRTALQALSAVLGGAQSLHTNGLDEAYTIPSEQAMKVALRTQQIIAHETGVPNVIDPLGGSYYVENLTDRLEQGIHDYFTKIEELGGVVAAIEQGFFQREISDTAYDYARRKASGDRPVIGVNSYVDSGDGEKIETHKLDPESEARQLSRLKQVRADRDPDRAKAAMEHLLAVAADPAANLMPATIEAVKAHLSMGEITGALRDVFGSYTETPVF; via the coding sequence GTGAACGAGCACGACCCGGCCCCGGCCGACTCAGCACTGACGACCGAAGCGCTCGTCGAGGCGGTCACGCGCGAACTCGCCGGCTGGGAGGGTGACGAGCTCGCGGCGTTCGTCGACCGCCAGCCCGAATCGCGCGAGGTCTACCGCTCCGGCAGCGGCATGGCGGTGCAGCGCGTCTACACCCCCGCCGACCTGCCCGAGGACTGGCACGACATCGGCCTGCCCGGCCGCTACCCGTACACGCGCGGGCCGTACCCGACGATGTACCGCGGCCGCACCTGGACCATGCGCCAGATCGCGGGCTTCGGGCAGGCCGAGGAGACCAACAAGCGGTTCCAGTACCTCATCGCGCAGGGCCAGACGGGCCTGTCCGTCGACTTCGACATGCCGACGCTGATGGGCCTGGACAGCGACGACCCGATGAGCCTCGGCGAGGTCGGGCGCGAGGGCGTCGCGATCGACACGCTGCCCGACATGGAGGCGCTGTTCGACGGCATCGACCTCGAGAAGATCAGCGTGTCGATGACGATCAACCCGTCGGCGTGGATCCTGCTCGCGATGTACGTGGCCGTGGCCGAACAGCGCGGCTACGACCTGAACAAGCTCTCGGGGACGATCCAGAACGACATCCTCAAGGAGTACGTCGCGCAGAAGGAGTGGGTGTTCCCGGTCCGGCCGAGCATGCGGATCGTGCGCGACACCGTGGTCTACGCCAGCGAGCACATGGCGCGCTACAACCCCGTCAACATCTCCGGCTACCACATCAGTGAGGCCGGGGCGAACGCGCTGCAGGAGATCGCGTTCACGATGGCCATCACGAAGGCCTACGTGGAGGACGTCGTCGCCACCGGGGTCGACGTGGACCAGTTCGCCTCACGGCTGTCGTTCTTCTTCGTCAGCCAGGCGGACCTCTTCGAGGAGGTCGCGAAGTTCCGCGCGGTGCGGCGGTTCTACGCGAAGATGATGAAGGAGACCTTCGGCGCCAAGAACCCGCAGTCGATGCGGCTGCGCTTCCACGCGCAGACGGCGGCGGCCACGCTCACGAAACCGCAGCCGCTCAACAACATCATCCGCACCGCGCTGCAGGCCCTCTCGGCCGTGCTCGGCGGCGCGCAGTCCTTGCACACCAACGGTCTCGACGAGGCCTACACGATCCCGAGCGAGCAGGCGATGAAGGTCGCGCTGCGCACACAGCAGATCATCGCCCACGAAACCGGCGTGCCGAACGTGATCGACCCGCTCGGCGGCTCGTACTACGTGGAGAACCTGACCGATCGCCTCGAACAGGGCATCCACGACTACTTCACGAAGATCGAGGAGCTCGGCGGCGTGGTGGCCGCGATCGAACAGGGCTTCTTCCAGCGCGAGATCTCCGACACCGCCTACGACTACGCGCGCCGCAAGGCCAGCGGCGACCGGCCCGTGATCGGCGTGAACTCCTACGTCGACTCCGGTGACGGCGAGAAGATCGAGACCCACAAGCTCGACCCGGAGTCCGAAGCCCGGCAGCTCTCGCGCCTCAAGCAGGTGCGGGCCGACCGGGACCCGGATCGGGCGAAGGCGGCGATGGAGCACCTGCTCGCCGTGGCGGCCGACCCGGCGGCGAACCTCATGCCCGCCACGATCGAGGCCGTGAAGGCACACCTGTCCATGGGAGAGATCACCGGTGCGCTGCGTGATGTCTTCGGCTCCTACACCGAAACGCCGGTGTTCTGA
- a CDS encoding L-lactate permease has protein sequence MYTQVPAPLGGSLGWSALVSALPLLVLFVLLGVFRVRAWLASVIALVLSIVVAIAVYGMPTGPALDSALEGAAFGLFPALWIVLNSLWIYQMTKVSGHFDVLRRTFAKISDDQRVQGVIIAFSFGALLEALAGFGAPVAICSVMLVAVGLKPLKAATVALIANTAPVAYGAVALPVITLAKVTGLPLDDLAAMTGRQVPILALIVPLVLMIVLDGRRGLRQAWPAALVCGVSFAVVQYLMANFGPVQLTDIAASLVSAAAVLVLLRFWRPKPADAPDRAPDDGGERPAPVSGGSGVAAATVVRERTVVDSRIEQLRSFAPYATIIVLFSIAAIPAVAAALATTTKTFSWPGLHIATAAGKPLSLVSFKFDWLADSGTVLFIAGVVSAFLLKVPLRQAIRAYGQTIVQLRTAGLTVMAVLALAYVMNMSGQTATLGLFLAGAGGLFALLSPLLGWFGTAVTGSDTSSNSLFGALQVAAAHGAQLQPTLMAAANSSGGVLGKMISPQNLAIGASAVGLAGKEGLLFRRVLAASAVFVPLMCVLVYLQSTPVLSWMVP, from the coding sequence GTGTACACACAGGTTCCCGCGCCACTGGGCGGCAGCCTCGGCTGGTCCGCCCTTGTGTCCGCCCTGCCCCTGCTGGTGTTGTTCGTGCTGCTGGGCGTGTTCCGCGTCCGCGCCTGGCTGGCTTCGGTGATCGCGCTCGTGCTGTCGATCGTCGTCGCCATCGCGGTCTACGGCATGCCCACCGGCCCCGCCCTCGATTCCGCGCTCGAAGGCGCGGCGTTCGGCTTGTTCCCCGCACTGTGGATCGTGCTGAACTCGCTGTGGATCTACCAGATGACGAAGGTGTCCGGGCACTTCGACGTGCTGCGGCGCACCTTCGCGAAGATCAGCGACGACCAGCGGGTGCAGGGCGTGATCATCGCGTTCTCGTTCGGCGCCCTGCTGGAGGCGCTCGCCGGCTTCGGCGCGCCGGTGGCGATCTGCTCGGTGATGCTGGTGGCGGTCGGGCTGAAACCGCTGAAGGCGGCGACGGTCGCGCTGATCGCCAACACCGCACCGGTCGCGTACGGCGCTGTGGCGCTGCCCGTGATCACACTCGCGAAGGTGACCGGGCTGCCGCTCGACGACCTCGCGGCCATGACCGGACGGCAGGTGCCGATCCTCGCGCTGATCGTGCCGCTGGTGCTCATGATCGTGCTCGACGGGCGGCGCGGGCTGCGGCAGGCGTGGCCGGCCGCGCTCGTGTGCGGCGTGAGCTTCGCCGTGGTCCAGTACCTGATGGCGAACTTCGGCCCGGTGCAGCTCACGGACATCGCGGCTTCGCTCGTGTCCGCCGCGGCCGTGCTGGTGCTGCTGCGGTTCTGGCGGCCGAAGCCGGCCGACGCGCCGGACCGCGCGCCGGATGACGGTGGTGAGCGGCCCGCGCCGGTTTCCGGTGGCAGCGGGGTGGCCGCGGCGACGGTGGTGCGCGAGCGGACGGTCGTCGACTCGCGAATCGAGCAACTGCGGTCGTTCGCGCCGTACGCGACGATCATCGTGCTGTTCTCCATCGCCGCGATCCCGGCGGTCGCGGCGGCGCTGGCCACGACGACCAAGACGTTCAGCTGGCCCGGCCTGCACATCGCGACGGCCGCGGGCAAACCGCTGAGCCTGGTGTCGTTCAAGTTCGACTGGCTCGCGGACAGCGGCACGGTGTTGTTCATCGCCGGTGTCGTGTCCGCGTTCCTGCTGAAAGTGCCGCTGCGGCAGGCGATCCGCGCCTACGGGCAGACGATCGTGCAGCTGCGTACCGCAGGGCTGACGGTGATGGCGGTGCTGGCGCTGGCGTACGTGATGAACATGTCGGGCCAGACGGCGACGCTCGGGTTGTTCCTCGCCGGCGCGGGCGGGCTTTTCGCACTGCTCTCGCCGCTGCTCGGCTGGTTCGGCACGGCGGTGACGGGTTCGGACACGTCGTCGAACTCGCTGTTCGGCGCGCTGCAGGTGGCGGCCGCGCACGGAGCGCAGCTGCAACCGACGCTGATGGCGGCGGCGAACAGCAGCGGCGGGGTGCTCGGAAAGATGATCAGCCCGCAGAACCTGGCGATCGGCGCGAGCGCCGTGGGACTGGCGGGTAAGGAGGGCCTGCTGTTCCGGCGGGTGCTCGCGGCGTCGGCGGTGTTCGTGCCGCTGATGTGCGTGCTGGTGTACCTGCAGTCCACGCCGGTGCTGTCATGGATGGTGCCGTGA
- a CDS encoding FadR/GntR family transcriptional regulator: protein MTTEAAWEPVRRVRMHEQVLAQIEEKILDGSLRAGEKLPSERELVSALGVSRTSVREALRALEAMGIIEARTGSGADAGSVVTARSTPALTNLLRLHLALARISLADLVETRVQLERNAARGAAATRTPEDVARLAELVEGMRAADQEYQQFNALDTEFHVSIARISGNALATDLMQALRGAVESEMAAAFARLPDWRAVAADLVTEHEEILRAIEAGDGDRAAELVAEHITRFYTDRVLNP from the coding sequence ATGACGACCGAGGCGGCCTGGGAGCCGGTGCGCCGCGTGCGGATGCACGAACAGGTGCTGGCGCAGATCGAGGAGAAGATCCTCGACGGCAGCCTGCGCGCGGGGGAGAAGCTCCCCAGCGAACGCGAGCTCGTGAGCGCGCTGGGGGTGAGCCGGACCAGCGTCCGCGAGGCCCTGCGCGCGCTCGAAGCCATGGGGATCATCGAGGCCCGCACGGGTTCGGGCGCCGACGCGGGTTCGGTCGTCACCGCGCGGTCGACCCCGGCGCTGACCAACCTGCTGCGGCTGCACCTCGCGCTCGCGCGGATCAGCCTGGCCGATCTGGTCGAGACGCGCGTGCAGCTCGAACGCAACGCGGCCCGGGGCGCGGCGGCGACCCGCACCCCCGAGGACGTGGCCCGGCTCGCCGAGCTGGTCGAGGGCATGCGCGCGGCGGACCAGGAGTACCAGCAGTTCAACGCGCTGGACACCGAGTTCCACGTGAGCATCGCCCGGATCTCGGGCAACGCGCTGGCCACCGACCTCATGCAGGCGCTGCGGGGAGCCGTCGAGTCGGAGATGGCGGCGGCGTTCGCGCGCCTGCCGGACTGGCGGGCGGTCGCGGCCGACCTGGTGACCGAGCACGAGGAGATCCTGCGCGCCATCGAGGCGGGCGACGGGGATCGCGCGGCCGAGCTCGTGGCCGAGCACATCACGCGCTTCTACACCGACCGCGTGCTCAACCCCTGA